From a single Okeanomitos corallinicola TIOX110 genomic region:
- a CDS encoding ABC transporter permease has protein sequence MNWWQRLKKNSLAKFGAIILLVFYLAVIGADFIAPYNPYDSQPNGSLLPPTRIHWISQEGKFIGPHIYPTIQGDTDIETGERKLIIDYQKPSPLGLFVFDSEYQLFKLSLPLPPKWEEITIISGIPLNLHLFGAKGEAKFNILGTDEQGRDQFSRLLYGGRISLFIGIFGIIITYPLALLIGGISGYFGGVIDSVIMRLAEVLMTFPGIYLLAALSGILSPQLTSTQRFLFIVLITSVISWAGLARVIRGQVLSIKEREFVQASLAMGGKPIYIIIRHVLPQTATYVVISATLTIPSFIGAEAVLSLIGLGIQQPDPSWGNMLSLASNASILVLQPWLILPPAILIILTVLSFNVLGDGLRDALDPRSLQR, from the coding sequence ATGAATTGGTGGCAAAGACTCAAAAAAAATTCCTTAGCCAAATTTGGGGCAATTATTTTATTAGTTTTTTATTTAGCAGTAATTGGGGCTGATTTTATTGCACCTTATAACCCTTATGATTCACAACCTAACGGTTCTTTGCTACCACCAACTCGTATTCATTGGATTTCCCAAGAGGGTAAGTTTATAGGCCCTCATATTTATCCTACTATTCAAGGAGATACAGACATAGAAACAGGGGAAAGAAAATTAATTATAGATTATCAAAAACCTTCTCCTCTAGGCTTATTTGTTTTTGATTCTGAATATCAGTTATTTAAACTGAGTTTACCCTTACCTCCAAAATGGGAAGAAATTACTATCATTTCCGGTATTCCTCTCAATTTACATTTATTTGGAGCTAAAGGAGAAGCTAAATTTAACATTTTAGGTACTGACGAACAAGGAAGAGATCAATTTAGTCGCCTGCTTTATGGTGGAAGGATTAGTTTATTTATTGGTATCTTTGGGATTATTATTACCTATCCTCTGGCGTTATTAATAGGCGGTATTTCTGGTTATTTTGGCGGTGTCATTGATAGTGTAATCATGCGTCTTGCCGAAGTTTTGATGACCTTTCCAGGTATTTATTTATTAGCAGCATTGTCAGGAATTTTAAGCCCCCAATTAACAAGTACACAGAGGTTTTTGTTTATTGTTTTAATTACTTCTGTAATTAGTTGGGCGGGTTTAGCTAGGGTAATTCGTGGACAAGTTTTATCAATTAAAGAAAGAGAATTTGTCCAAGCATCATTAGCAATGGGTGGGAAACCAATTTATATTATTATCCGTCATGTTTTACCCCAAACTGCTACCTATGTGGTGATTTCAGCAACCTTAACAATTCCCAGTTTTATTGGTGCAGAAGCAGTATTAAGTTTGATTGGTTTAGGGATTCAACAACCCGATCCTTCTTGGGGAAATATGCTTTCTTTAGCTAGTAATGCTTCGATTTTAGTATTACAACCTTGGTTAATTTTGCCCCCTGCAATTTTGATTATTTTGACAGTTTTATCCTTTAATGTCCTTGGTGATGGGTTGAGGGATGCACTTGATCCTCGGAGTTTGCAGAGGTAG
- a CDS encoding Npun_R2479 family HD domain-containing metalloprotein, whose translation MFNTTEIIIDAFVNQLRTGYQRTYGGLKTDYQDIIAWAGNMALENIANSDALYHNVEHSVLVTLVGQEILRGRHIREGGVSSEDWLHVIISLLCHDIGYVKGVCRDDKEAESLYSTGQNGNMVSLPSGASDASLTPYHVDRAKLFIDERFGGHPLINAEAIKNNIELTRFPVPSADDHQDTTHFAGLVRAADLIGQLSDPRYLKKITSLFYEFEETGVNKVLGYQNPGDLRKNYAKFYWNGVYPYIKEGLRYLALTQQGKQVLANLYSNVFVIEHEKENEELHYLAEQLNS comes from the coding sequence ATGTTCAATACCACAGAAATCATCATTGACGCTTTTGTAAACCAACTACGAACAGGTTATCAGCGTACTTATGGCGGGTTAAAAACAGATTATCAAGACATCATAGCCTGGGCTGGTAACATGGCCTTAGAAAACATTGCCAACAGTGATGCTTTATATCACAACGTTGAACACTCCGTACTTGTTACCCTAGTGGGACAAGAAATTTTACGAGGTAGACATATCCGAGAAGGGGGAGTTTCCAGCGAAGACTGGTTACACGTAATTATCTCCTTATTGTGTCACGATATTGGCTATGTCAAAGGAGTCTGTCGAGACGACAAAGAAGCCGAAAGCCTATATTCTACAGGTCAAAATGGTAATATGGTTTCTCTACCTTCTGGTGCTTCTGATGCTAGTCTCACACCCTATCATGTGGATAGGGCAAAACTATTTATTGATGAAAGATTTGGTGGACATCCGTTAATAAATGCGGAAGCAATTAAAAATAATATTGAACTAACACGCTTTCCAGTTCCCAGTGCTGATGATCATCAAGATACTACTCACTTTGCAGGTTTAGTTCGTGCTGCTGATTTAATTGGGCAATTGAGTGATCCCCGTTATTTGAAGAAAATAACCAGCTTATTTTACGAATTTGAAGAAACAGGAGTTAATAAAGTTTTAGGCTATCAAAATCCAGGCGATTTGCGGAAGAACTACGCCAAATTTTACTGGAATGGTGTCTATCCATATATCAAAGAAGGATTACGTTATTTAGCTTTAACCCAGCAAGGAAAACAGGTTCTAGCTAATCTTTACTCTAATGTTTTCGTAATTGAGCATGAAAAAGAAAATGAGGAATTACATTATTTAGCAGAACAGTTAAACAGTTAA